One part of the Actinomyces howellii genome encodes these proteins:
- a CDS encoding glucose-1-phosphate adenylyltransferase, protein MASPRVLAIVLAGGEGKRLMPLTVDRAKPAVPFGGIYRLIDFSLSNMINSGFLKVVVLTQYKSHSLDRHISKTWQVSDMLGNYIAPVPAQQRVGKHWFLGSADAIFQSLNLLDDERPDYVVITGADNIYRMDFSQMLDHHIASGLPCTVAGIRQPRSLADQFGVIETDPQDRGRIKAFVEKPKDTPGLPDSPEEILASMGNYIMDADALLQAVTADAADESSKHDMGGNIVPWFVAQGAAGVYDFKDNDVPGASDRDRDYWRDVGTVDAFYEAHQDLISVSPVFNLYNDRWPLFAGYTASMPPAKFVYGHHERLGHAVDSIVSPGVIVSGGEVISSVLSPGVRVNSWSSVRESVLMDGAVVGRNTVVNRAILDKYVVVEEGAMVGIDPEHDRERGFTITESGITVVAKGQVVVR, encoded by the coding sequence ATGGCCTCTCCTCGTGTCCTCGCAATCGTCCTCGCCGGCGGTGAAGGCAAGCGCCTCATGCCCCTGACGGTCGACCGCGCCAAGCCGGCGGTCCCCTTCGGAGGCATCTACCGCCTCATCGACTTCTCCTTGTCGAACATGATCAACTCCGGCTTCCTCAAGGTCGTCGTCCTCACCCAGTACAAGTCCCACTCCCTGGACCGCCACATCTCCAAGACCTGGCAGGTCTCGGACATGCTCGGCAACTACATCGCCCCCGTCCCGGCCCAGCAGCGCGTCGGCAAGCACTGGTTCCTGGGGAGCGCGGACGCCATCTTCCAGTCCCTCAACCTGCTGGACGACGAGCGGCCTGACTACGTCGTCATCACCGGTGCGGACAACATCTACCGCATGGACTTCTCCCAGATGCTCGACCACCACATCGCCTCGGGCCTGCCGTGCACGGTGGCGGGGATCCGCCAGCCCCGCTCGCTGGCCGACCAGTTCGGCGTCATCGAGACCGACCCCCAGGACCGCGGGAGGATCAAGGCCTTCGTCGAGAAGCCCAAGGACACCCCGGGGCTGCCCGACTCCCCCGAGGAGATCCTGGCATCGATGGGCAACTACATCATGGACGCCGACGCCCTCCTGCAGGCGGTGACGGCCGACGCCGCCGACGAGTCCTCCAAGCACGACATGGGAGGCAACATCGTCCCGTGGTTCGTGGCGCAGGGGGCCGCGGGGGTCTACGACTTCAAGGACAACGACGTGCCGGGGGCCTCCGACCGCGACCGGGACTACTGGCGTGACGTGGGGACCGTGGACGCCTTCTACGAGGCCCACCAGGACCTCATCAGCGTGTCCCCGGTGTTCAACCTCTACAACGACCGCTGGCCCCTGTTCGCCGGGTACACCGCCTCCATGCCTCCGGCCAAGTTCGTCTACGGCCACCACGAGCGCCTGGGCCACGCCGTCGACTCGATCGTCTCCCCCGGGGTCATCGTCTCCGGTGGTGAGGTCATCTCCTCGGTGCTCAGCCCCGGGGTGCGCGTCAACTCCTGGTCCTCGGTGCGGGAGTCGGTCCTCATGGACGGCGCCGTCGTGGGCCGCAACACCGTGGTCAACCGCGCGATCCTCGACAAGTACGTCGTCGTCGAGGAGGGGGCCATGGTGGGTATCGACCCCGAGCACGACCGCGAGCGCGGCTTCACGATCACCGAGTCCGGCATCACGGTGGTCGCCAAGGGCCAGGTCGTCGTCCGCTGA
- the serB gene encoding phosphoserine phosphatase SerB: protein MSERVSGARASGLLAAKGPGLLVMDVDSTLIEQEVIELIAEHAGSRAQVAEITGRAMRGELDFEASLRERVATLAGLPVEVLDEVVAQTRLTRGAVELIEELHASGCRVGIVSGGFEEVAAPLAARLGIDHVAANRLEVADGRLTGRVEGRVVDREVKTRLLRQWARADGVEMERTVAVGDGANDLGMIAAAGLGIAFDAKPVVVRQAPAAVHVRDLRAVLELL from the coding sequence ATGAGTGAACGCGTCAGCGGGGCCCGAGCCTCGGGCCTGCTCGCCGCCAAGGGTCCGGGCCTGCTGGTCATGGATGTCGACTCCACCCTCATCGAGCAGGAGGTCATCGAGCTCATCGCCGAGCACGCCGGCAGCCGTGCCCAGGTCGCTGAGATCACCGGGAGGGCCATGCGTGGCGAGCTCGACTTCGAGGCCTCGTTGCGCGAGCGGGTAGCGACCCTGGCCGGCCTGCCGGTCGAGGTCCTCGATGAGGTGGTCGCTCAGACCCGCCTGACGCGCGGAGCGGTCGAGCTCATCGAGGAGCTGCACGCCTCAGGCTGCCGGGTGGGGATCGTCTCAGGGGGCTTCGAGGAGGTCGCGGCCCCCCTGGCGGCCCGCCTGGGCATCGACCACGTCGCCGCCAACCGGCTGGAGGTCGCCGACGGCCGCCTGACCGGCAGGGTCGAGGGGCGGGTGGTCGACCGTGAGGTCAAGACCCGGCTGCTCAGGCAGTGGGCCCGGGCCGACGGCGTCGAGATGGAGCGCACGGTCGCCGTGGGCGACGGGGCCAACGACCTGGGCATGATCGCCGCGGCGGGACTGGGCATCGCCTTCGACGCCAAGCCGGTGGTCGTCCGCCAGGCGCCCGCCGCGGTCCACGTGCGTGACCTCAGGGCCGTCCTCGAGCTGCTGTGA
- a CDS encoding SixA phosphatase family protein — translation MTTAPHRKTLVLVRHSKAGHDAPTDLERQLTSKGRTMADELARVLDRRISEIDLLLVSPAARARQTARPLQDRLRTGQVRVEPEIYHHGPHGILGLLEPLPEAVRTVVVVGHEPTVSILAHTLHDTDDDLAGQVSFGVPTATALLLEVTGPWAGLGPQQAHLSEIVTVRR, via the coding sequence GTGACGACTGCGCCCCACAGGAAGACCCTTGTGCTCGTCCGCCACTCCAAGGCGGGGCACGACGCTCCCACCGACCTCGAGAGGCAGCTGACCTCCAAGGGGCGAACCATGGCCGACGAGCTCGCCCGGGTCCTGGACCGCAGGATCTCGGAGATCGACCTCCTCCTCGTCTCGCCGGCCGCGCGTGCACGGCAGACGGCCCGACCCCTGCAGGACCGGCTGCGCACCGGCCAGGTCCGGGTCGAGCCGGAGATCTACCACCACGGCCCCCACGGCATCCTGGGGCTGCTCGAGCCGCTGCCCGAGGCCGTGCGCACCGTCGTCGTGGTCGGCCACGAGCCGACCGTGTCGATCCTCGCGCACACCCTGCACGACACCGACGACGACCTGGCCGGCCAGGTGTCCTTCGGCGTGCCCACCGCCACCGCGCTCCTCCTCGAGGTCACGGGCCCCTGGGCGGGGCTCGGACCGCAGCAGGCCCACCTGTCCGAGATCGTCACCGTGCGCCGCTGA
- the dusB gene encoding tRNA dihydrouridine synthase DusB, with the protein MSQQPPTPDHLSAPGPGSDRVPPVLRIGPIEVPTPVELAPMAGVTNASFRRLCRRYGEQALPERLRPSQEGPLEVDGRLRAPAGLYVTEMVTTRALVERNDKTLAMVRTDPTERVRSIQLYGVDPVVAGQAVRILVEEDLADHIDLNFGCPVPKVMRKGGGAALPWKKDLLAAILRETVRASEAGVRAAGRDREVPVTVKMRIGVDEEHETYLEAARAARDAGIAALALHGRTARQHYAGQARWEAIARLKEATDLPVLGNGDIWSGEDALEMMRVTGCDGVVVGRGCQGRPWLFADIVAALHGSPERARPDLDGVIETIMEHGRLLAAEMGEDRGVRDLRKHVGWYLKGYPVGGRARGELMGVSTLDELDSALARMRERLPVSVPYPGPAVEGPRGRAGSPKRPHLPEGWLDSPYLTADERVLLGQAESDASGG; encoded by the coding sequence GTGAGCCAGCAGCCGCCGACCCCAGACCACCTCAGCGCGCCGGGTCCCGGCAGCGACCGGGTGCCGCCGGTCCTGCGGATCGGACCGATCGAGGTGCCCACCCCGGTTGAGCTGGCCCCGATGGCCGGGGTCACCAACGCCTCCTTCCGGCGGCTGTGCCGGCGCTACGGCGAGCAGGCGCTGCCCGAGCGGCTGCGGCCCTCCCAGGAGGGGCCGCTCGAGGTCGACGGCCGGCTCCGGGCCCCGGCCGGCCTGTACGTCACCGAGATGGTCACCACCCGGGCGCTGGTCGAGCGCAACGACAAGACCCTGGCGATGGTGCGCACCGACCCGACCGAGCGGGTGCGCTCGATCCAGCTCTACGGCGTCGACCCGGTCGTGGCCGGCCAGGCGGTGCGGATCCTGGTCGAGGAGGACCTGGCCGACCACATCGACCTCAACTTCGGCTGCCCGGTGCCCAAGGTCATGCGCAAGGGAGGCGGCGCGGCCCTGCCGTGGAAGAAGGACCTCCTCGCGGCGATCCTGCGCGAGACGGTCCGCGCCTCGGAGGCGGGGGTGCGCGCCGCCGGCCGTGACCGGGAGGTTCCGGTGACCGTCAAGATGCGCATCGGCGTCGACGAGGAGCACGAGACCTACCTCGAGGCGGCCAGGGCGGCCCGCGACGCCGGGATCGCGGCGCTGGCCCTCCACGGCCGGACGGCCCGTCAGCACTACGCCGGCCAGGCCCGCTGGGAGGCCATCGCGCGCCTCAAGGAGGCCACCGACCTGCCGGTGCTCGGCAACGGGGACATCTGGAGCGGTGAGGACGCCCTGGAGATGATGCGCGTGACCGGCTGCGACGGCGTCGTCGTGGGACGCGGCTGCCAGGGCCGCCCGTGGCTCTTCGCCGACATCGTCGCGGCGCTGCACGGCTCCCCCGAGCGTGCCCGGCCCGATCTCGACGGCGTCATCGAGACGATCATGGAGCACGGTCGGCTCCTGGCTGCGGAGATGGGCGAGGACCGGGGCGTGCGTGACCTGCGCAAGCACGTGGGCTGGTACCTCAAGGGCTACCCGGTGGGCGGACGGGCCCGTGGCGAGCTCATGGGCGTGTCAACCCTCGACGAGCTCGACTCGGCGCTGGCCCGGATGCGCGAGCGTCTCCCGGTCTCCGTCCCCTACCCCGGTCCGGCGGTCGAGGGGCCGCGCGGACGGGCGGGGTCCCCCAAGCGCCCCCACCTGCCCGAGGGGTGGTTGGACTCCCCCTACCTCACGGCCGACGAGAGGGTCCTGCTGGGCCAGGCCGAGTCCGACGCCTCAGGGGGCTGA
- a CDS encoding YibE/F family protein — protein MSHAAPEPDAPTEPGRQDEPGAPSAPGAPGHGHSHSGPLDLPAGEARRVRLVLAAIVVPLVVATIIGLVVLWPGSSSLVGSQPFAAEGTSLETAQITSLDVADCQEAAQALGAAASDGLLADAVCARVTSGAGQGLVLPVHIPSESLTSADVGDRLSVMYTPAALSSGTPYVFVDYARQVPVAALSLVYLVLVVAVAGRKGALSVLGLVLSSAVVLLFMIPALLDLASPMWVTLVGASAMMLLAVYIAHGISVRTTTALLGTIVGVVITVVLSLWGVEAANLTGATEDASLTLASLVPGLSLRALLTCGMVIAGLGVLNDVTITQASAVWELHAANPSLGRTRLFTGGMRIGRDHIASTVYTLAFAYAGTALPLILSASLIDRAVVDTMLSGEIAEEIVRTLVSSIGLVLAIPATTAIAAALCRTTPVLAEAGPAARRRRADGGAADQGSRS, from the coding sequence GTGAGCCACGCAGCCCCAGAGCCAGACGCCCCCACCGAGCCCGGCCGGCAGGACGAGCCCGGAGCGCCCAGCGCCCCGGGCGCACCCGGCCACGGGCACTCCCACTCAGGCCCCCTCGACCTGCCTGCCGGTGAGGCCAGGCGCGTGCGCCTCGTCCTGGCCGCCATCGTCGTCCCGCTCGTCGTGGCCACGATCATCGGCCTGGTCGTGCTGTGGCCGGGCAGCTCCTCGCTCGTCGGCTCCCAGCCCTTCGCCGCGGAGGGGACGAGCCTGGAGACCGCGCAGATCACGAGCCTGGACGTGGCGGACTGCCAGGAGGCGGCCCAGGCCCTGGGGGCGGCTGCCAGCGACGGCCTGCTCGCCGACGCCGTGTGCGCGCGCGTCACCTCCGGCGCCGGCCAGGGCCTGGTCCTGCCGGTCCACATCCCCTCCGAGTCCCTGACCAGCGCCGACGTCGGCGACCGGCTCTCGGTCATGTACACCCCCGCGGCGCTCAGCTCGGGCACCCCCTACGTCTTCGTCGACTACGCCCGGCAGGTGCCGGTGGCCGCCCTGTCCCTGGTCTACCTCGTGCTCGTCGTGGCCGTGGCGGGCAGGAAGGGTGCCCTGAGCGTCCTGGGCCTGGTCCTGTCGAGCGCCGTCGTCCTCCTGTTCATGATCCCCGCCCTGCTCGACCTGGCCTCGCCCATGTGGGTGACCCTCGTGGGCGCCAGCGCCATGATGCTCCTGGCCGTCTACATCGCGCACGGCATCTCGGTGCGCACGACCACCGCCCTGCTGGGGACGATCGTCGGCGTCGTCATCACCGTGGTCCTGTCGCTGTGGGGCGTCGAGGCGGCCAACCTCACCGGGGCCACCGAGGACGCCTCCCTCACCCTGGCCTCGCTCGTGCCGGGACTGAGCCTGAGGGCGCTGCTCACCTGCGGCATGGTCATCGCGGGCCTGGGGGTCCTCAACGACGTGACGATCACCCAGGCCTCGGCCGTCTGGGAGCTGCACGCAGCCAACCCCTCCCTGGGCCGCACCCGCCTGTTCACCGGTGGGATGCGCATCGGCCGGGACCACATCGCCTCGACCGTCTACACCCTCGCCTTCGCCTACGCGGGCACCGCGCTGCCGCTCATCCTGTCGGCCTCCCTCATCGACCGGGCAGTGGTCGACACGATGCTCAGCGGCGAGATCGCCGAGGAGATCGTGCGCACCCTCGTGTCCTCGATCGGTCTGGTCCTGGCCATCCCGGCCACGACGGCCATCGCGGCGGCGCTGTGCCGCACCACCCCCGTCCTGGCGGAGGCGGGACCGGCCGCCCGCCGTCGGCGCGCCGACGGCGGTGCCGCCGACCAGGGCTCAAGGTCCTGA